A genome region from Coffea arabica cultivar ET-39 chromosome 7e, Coffea Arabica ET-39 HiFi, whole genome shotgun sequence includes the following:
- the LOC140004151 gene encoding ultraviolet-B receptor UVR8-like isoform X1, with product MAVTTSRVSGKKLMTSVSISATTVGRIGNEGFRLGRWISSVIDGGKKVAALWGNGDYGRLGLGNLESQWKPRILNSSAFYDQSLREIACGGAHTLFLTENGRVYATGLNDFGQLGISDDRSYATEPLIVTGIPKEVVKISAGYHHSSAITVDGELYMWGKNSDGQLGLGKKAAKLVTLPSKVECLNGVSIKIASLGSEHSVAVTDKGEALSWGGGASGKLGHGHGSSILGFRKSNSEFTPRLIKDLEGVKVKSVAAGILHSACIDENGFVYIFGERAKAKMGFEEGKSVTVPSLMSKMPPSEEVACGGHHTCIITSGGELYTWGSNDNGCLGIGSTDVVHSPERVKGPFVRHPVCKVSCGWKHTAAICGGNMYTWGWGGSHGTFSEDGHSSGGQLGQGDDVDYIEPKAIDFCNKVRAWQVSCGFNHTGAILEVDKEPL from the exons ATGGCGGTTACAACTTCCAGAGTTTCCGGAAAGAAATTGATGACTTCAGTATCAATATCGGCAACTACAGTTGGGAGAATTGGAAATGAAGGGTTTAGATTAGGGAGATGGATTTCTTCTGTCATCGACGGTGGAAAGAAGGTTGCGGCACTGTGGGGAAATGGAGATTATGGGAGACTGGGATTGGGAAATTTGGAGTCCCAATGGAAGCCAAGGATTTTGAATTCTTCTGCATTTTATGATCAGAGCCTCCGCGAAATTGCCTGTGGTGGAGCTCATACCCTTTTTCTAACAG AAAATGGCCGTGTCTATGCCACtggtttgaatgattttgggcAGCTAGGAATTTCGGATGATAGAAGTTATGCTACT GAGCCACTTATTGTCACTGGAATTCCTAAAGAAGTTGTAAAAATTTCAGCCGGTTATCATCACTCTTCTGCAATTACAG TGGATGGCGAGCTTTATATGTGGGGGAAGAACTCAGATGGACAACTTGGGCTTGGGAAAA AGGCAGCAAAGCTAGTTACTCTTCCCAGTAAAGTGGAATGCTTGAATGGAGTTTCCATTAAGATTGCCTCTTTGGGTTCTGAGCACTCAGTTGCTGTTACAG ATAAAGGGGAGGCCTTGAGTTGGGGTGGAGGAGCATCTGGAAAACTTGGACATGGTCATGGATCCAGCATATTGGGATTTCGAAAAAGTAACAG TGAATTCACTCCACGACTGATTAAGGATCTGGAGGGAGTGAAG GTTAAAAGTGTTGCTGCTGGGATTTTGCATTCTGCCTGCATTGATG AAAATGGCtttgtatatatttttggtgAAAGAGCAAAGGCGAAGATG GGCTTTGAAGAAGGAAAGAGTGTTACAGTTCCATCTCTTATGAGCAAAATGCCACCATCTGAAGAGGTTGCTTGTGGTGGTCATCACACTTGTATCATTACAA GTGGTGGGGAGCTGTACACATGGGGCTCAAATGACAATGGCTGTCTTGGTATTGG ATCAACTGATGTTGTTCATTCACCTGAAAGAGTTAAAGGTCCATTTGTGAGGCATCCTGTTTGTAAG GTGTCCTGCGGTTGGAAGCACACTGCAGCAATTTGTG GGGGCAATATGTACACCTGGGGCTGGGGTGGTTCACATGGAACTTTTTCTGAAGATGGACATTCTTCTGGTGGCCAACTG